One genomic window of Salvelinus alpinus chromosome 9, SLU_Salpinus.1, whole genome shotgun sequence includes the following:
- the LOC139584276 gene encoding protein TASOR 2-like isoform X1 yields MEIDNGAVREGVLVPVLPGSKNFDNSIRPPLQNSYMYKESKQSFRYNSAFLINNATLQERYEAFRTKRRDMGYSEEEMEESYGFLLFDDENKANKVGETGVVPGHSTCTTLGDPSKGVYVSKYSDCLDLNRWYHGKSGYIAIIKLTKGRVREVTENYTVNYTSPSNEFDCHVSEQLSSVSANTSSFLAFERTQYYMYELPVGGAVQPPSHVCPFAIVAFSYWDTKTSASEEQEKSEEEKTVFHYYPWRGQLQISSQIYHVGLKSSTGPLIPAKLPTMMSVDGAIQMSDLRQKLPKAIFETCFSGEVSLEGMGCSLYELAPSEAEDTSLSQLTQDLKEKDLALTIQLNDNGFLILLHSSHFLTYEDTGSSKPEVLQGMFVFPDSRAIHRDTKVCWKKPSLSPECLQVVPALNYAETEVEKCLPSPSGELRGLLEQHIQSYASLIHPGLTISPSREASIFPDQFDVPDALKYLYSAPKWTEMGWKRLRSYFHQPGSFELSVSRATELLVAGREERGDEPDDDVYYCLSSPEGSPMSPASLGGPEEQQSGGKAPGDTADTAADFSKALVVSMEDFEKPGKTMEDSNASDKAVKEGNNLLSKEVQERLPSDLSKPLIPADDFGKPGLNKAHSNAPGITLPPKEVQEELPSDLFQPSVSADDSEKPGKTKADCNAPGVRTEDEGTSLIPEEVEVDVQEKVHSDLLQPAVSAEDLGKADLAALGKADCNAPEVGVANEETNLYLKEVQKDMPSGVSQPPVSAEVLRKPSPALATKPNSKAPEAGVEDNVRTLPQKEVQEEVPSDLSQLAVSAKAFGIASMRVMKKATEVTEVSTSPASGNLPTVLVITATERTETVLPHNENLDLINTESTTNNSSSLPCAKVQDKGGSALNGQRGKANQPSKPTEVSHSSISDWRKRPRKRHRFSGLGKRILRSTVADFEAKEKEDMESMDSSEVYLLKKRKERMDLIQVNPLQKEERMDVTQVHPLKMPRELMNLIQDPPLKKKEKVDVTQVHPLKMPRELRNLIQDPPLKMKSKDLIHYHPLRNKESMDLIHDDHPLKKKTERWDLKAIISECGRIFVPHGSEVIAKDIESLKIKGKVLDHKQCADEMMVEACIKVPQPIETGDGPNLELNKSDENKDLPIDSKDSLHEVKMADVGKMASLNPSELVLNKDTDSPSSGKHKKKRQYVAISLSQLKTVLSRGGKRNTSINPAPEDQTSPLNKKSKADTPGMDKMENDNINKANPDRTTGAVEVAKEQTFGLDPKFALALGLTPTELHNDAHKSPEKSDIPLKKDIQDRLDLVPPQATSDQTSEALPSSPSTTIISASERRPFKKKHEHADSIRKKWWLHYRSPASLESEKVAISSQLVTLDPDVSRVVSRGRTCECASTVSCPPADSLTLLVNLARSTSNDKVLEQQSDPKALEKQDDHPSLVISDNSVKDGVSPHDPDGEPEFVLPALLKHPSAARLKLLPQSPSPKGLVVGSGERVVLVSHEHSYSLPPSSLLLGLSGSILQVPISEGLQQHRKDIFADGSQTLRAFLCQQKDQNRKEPGLSPESLSKGIGCKQKFHRFRRFIEKDGSVQVTRLWKENYNFNSDSKFTNDPKDKTVIRALHGPWDFDIKDTKEQVQLIIHMWIGLFYSRSTARFCQADSTLTCLEKMDSTEVGHGTVPAQVPPETKTSSPAYIALSRIPEPEVLDLSSMGKKEAQPLSLEAEVLDLSMKTTSTVLVSLDTESKQIIDCKNQPLYRKATGLHKETISCPKRSTGVELKVYRDRVDSMMSEKSSDLGDDEDYETNNHENDSKGTLQNGVSPYERTLESDRSYILLCEQAASVYIHQEKLLETETAQVLEGNNKKLIQKEEEMTGDGEPNAACLKTMGSKDVNKEQQLKDNDSVKTMPYTEVQMDGDAVNMADTVESNANEARDGAHVVICDGSESKEEMHKVDHNVKDSVEAAKPEAVHTGKDTTNKEITKAQTAVHVGKDFIDKDKALKAVHSENVPRDYGNTKDQVQTAMQDGNDTRDETLPAMICGEDSGDKAPPVVCDGNTSVAEALPEISHTDIDSQKATLSVVHGGNDPRDTTLPVKCNGKLYIDVEPTVVHDINGSTDEELPMGQVGDVSAGTSRVLPEMHGEIKCKDDELPTQVFTVCDGNMPFVGEFDTLIQPNNVLGVAKHEIDEADVETKQQEKELMQGQSKSDDVTTQSSTTFPPGSQHSQDETSERLTGQVEIPPIPREDIAHTDVLHSIGEASEMAQGQVEIPFIGVEIPFIGVEKDSQDINHTEVHDTHPSQKETLITVCDSANVLSAEMLAKIVSKGTESVSRCPTVDEVLYGYIPIPDICSASLAICDADGVSKPLSTGEGYSRCPTPTEYEPPFVPGFSYVHHTPNTVLLPNAKDTNSPNLDSGLALIENEKDHHEPSLSLYKARAATGLHKLHKYSNNNKPNNLEAIDNQFSQILADPRKNPIATSTPLNTPSSSLKERSDYDPYSNMRLAAVEPDLHAHSSRHLLHSFSYSFPNTHCSLTEKAAFSVPSIHPEVLSNETTVTGNFSEIALERETCLRPALSELILQSTRLSIPAGSGPTAASQNLSVHSFTQPQPNSQQPAMIVNLSKSEDSRGQYNWEEGQTDIDPMSSDVLKSKQTDTPVRSNTNAHPYNTEYAREMRQIAVLQDYEDVMADEDVMGENEAPSVDKDKIESSLETNWISDDKHLRSKFRLNKTRLDFINSLRQSQEWEQREFDGVLDFSKQGISSSVTFQSEESDKILSRMEENQQEWLKYCRATGSGSQMDRTKEEDSSVAKPRLVTVLDHKGNRITYENYPVLKPTASMHTRTVPDSNRQGLSSFLEFSKRWDDTHNADESDLTQSSMDLETLIFSERMNQMLKRKSSSSSRYIRSRHRRSNVEERASTSSPAVTVHFSSLQEDQDGSEEHWEAIPSLAGQKIRVEMPERMAMPEETDGEPQHLKKLSCTKGSEMTHVKVSDLVVDSFKAYHAMMTEVCAGKKYPSRTERLKREEAKRNSSPKSRAPSKDFCGQMKEDMYDSLHDNLNSVVRQSCKNKFRFYILVTSSDPFFRETKELLEAEGHIAVEQSQFCLGKESPSCPLHIILRNEDIAEHICEVPHLLELKKSQNVLFAGIDRPDDIVNLTHQELFGKGGFVVFEGAALHTLSLSNMKKMSGFLEGLSKKGKWKWLLHYRDSRKLKENARSSVEAQGKKIFMDVCQEAGMVEVLPYHECDVISRERPNYLHCLVRLQVQNVSARLPVFITDTTADKAFAKHGIFTMNINSFLLISQSDTCTIS; encoded by the exons TGTCTCTGGAAGGAATGGGTTGCAGTCTGTATGAGCTTGCACCCAGTGAGGCTgaagacacctctctctctcagctcacaCAGGACCTCAAGGAGAAAGACCTG GCCCTCACAATACAACTGAATGATAATGGTTTTCTTATACTGTTACATTCATCTCACTTCCTCACATATGAAG ATACTGGGTCCAGTAAGCCAGAGGTATTGCAGGGGATGTTTGTGTTTCCAGACTCCAGAGCTATACATAGAG ACACCAAGGTCTGCTGGAAGAAGCCCTCCCTCTCACCAGAGTGCCTCCAGGTGGTGCCGGCACTGAACTACGCAGAGACAGAGGTGGAAAAGTGCCTCCCTTCACCAAGTGGGGAGCTACGTGGTTTACTAGAGCAGCATATCCAGAGCTACGCTTCCCTCATCCACCCTGGGCTTACCATCAGTCCATCCAGGGAGGCCAGCATCTTCCCAGATCAGTTTGATGTTCCCGACGCCCTCAAATACCTCTACTCCGCCCCCAAGTGGACTGAGATGGGATGGAAACGTCTCAGATCTTATTTCCACCAGCCAGGCTCCTTTGAGCTGTCGGTGTCCAGAGCCACGGAGCTTCTGGTGGCAGGGCGAGAGGAGCGAGGAGATGAGCCGGATGATGATGTCTACTACTGTCTGTCATCTCCAGAGGGGTCCCCCATGAGTCCTGCTAGTCTGGGTGGCCCAGAGGAGCAGCAGTCAGGGGGAAAGGCCCCAGGAGACACAGCTGACACAGCAGCAGACTTTAGTAAAGCACTTGTAGTGTCAATGGAGGACTTTGAGAAACCTGGTAAGACTATGGAAGACAGTAATGCATCAGACAAAGCAGTAAAGGAAGGGAATAACTTGCTTTCGAAGGAAGTGCAAGAAAGGTTGCCCTCGGATCTTAGCAAGCCTCTAATCCCTGCAGACGATTTTGGGAAACCTGGCTTGAACAAGGCACACAGTAATGCACCAGGGATAACTTTGCCTCCAAAAGAGGTGCAGGAGGAGCTCCCCTCTGATCTTTTTCAGCCTTCTGTGTCGGCAGATGACTCTGAAAAACCTGGGAAGACCAAGGCTGACTGTAATGCACCAGGGGTAAGAACAGAGGATGAAGGGACAAGTTTGATCCCAGAGGAGGTTGAAGTTGATGTACAAGAAAAGGTGCATTCTGATCTTTTACAGCCTGCAGTCTCTGCAGAGGACTTGGGGAAAGCTGACCTGGCAGCATTGGGCAAGGCAGACTGCAACGCACCAGAGGTAGGAGTAGCGAATGAAGAGACTAACTTGTACCTGAAGGAGGTGCAAAAGGATATGCCCTCTGGTGTTTCACAGCCTCCAGTCTCTGCAGAGGTCTTGAGGAAACCTAGTCCGGCCCTGGCGACCAAGCCCAATAGCAAGGCACCAGAGGCAGGCGTAGAGGATAATGTGAGAACTTTGCCTCAGAAGGAGGTGCAAGAGGAGGTTCCCTCTGATCTTTCCCAGCTTGCAGTGTCGGCAAAGGCTTTTGGGATAGCCAGTATGAGAGTGATGAAAAAGGCCACAGAGGTGACAGAGGTTTCAACCTCACCTGCATCAGGTAACCTCCCAACAGTGTTAGTCATCACTGCCACTGAAAGAACTGAAACCGTTTTACCTCACAATGAGAACCTTGACTTGATCAACACAGAGTCCACCACAAATAACTCCTCCAGTTTGCCTTGTGCCAAAGTACAGGATAAGGGCGGAAGTGCTCTCAATGGGCAACGTGGCAAGGCCAATCAGCCTTCAAAACCCACAGAGGTCAGTCATTCCTCTATATCTGATTGGAGGAAACGGCCAAGgaaacgtcatagatttagcggATTGGGTAAAAGGATCTTGAGGTCTACAGTGGCTGACTTTGAAGCGAAAGAAAAAGAGGACATGGAAAGTATGGATTCAAGTGAAGTCTACCTATTGAAAAAGAGGAAGGAACGGATGGATTTAATTCAAGTTAACCCATTGCAAAAGGAGGAAAGGATGGATGTAACCCAAGTTCACCCATTGAAAATGCCAAGAGAACTGATGAATTTGATCCAAGATCCCCCATTGAAAAAGAAGGAAAAGGTGGATGTGACCCAAGTTCACCCATTGAAAATGCCAAGAGAATTGAGGAATTTGATCCAAGATCCCCCATTGAAAATGAAAAGCAAGGATTTAATCCACTATCACCCATTGAGAAATAAAGAAAGTATGGATTTGATTCATGACGACCATCCATTGAAAAAGAAGACAGAACGGTGGGACTTGAAGGCAATCATCTCCGAATGCGGTAGAATCTTTGTCCCTCATGGTTCAGAAGTTATCGCCAAGGATATAGAATCATTGAAAATTAAGGGGAAAGTGTTAGATCACAAACAATGTGCTGACGAGATGATGGTTGAAGCTTGTATCAAAGTCCcccaacccatagaaacaggagatggacctAACCTAGAGTTGAACAAGTCAGATGAGAACAAAGATTTGCCCATAGACAGTAAAGACAGTCTGCATGAGGTCAAAATGGCTGATGTAGGCAAGATGGCCTCTCTGAATCCCTCAGAACTGGTCCTGAACAAAGACACGGATTCTCCTTCCTCAGGAAAACACAAAAAGAAGCGTCAATATGTCGCAATATCCCTCAGTCAACTAAAGACAGTTCTTTCAAGAGGGGGAAAGCGGAATACATCCATCAATCCTGCTCCAGAAGATCAAACATCACCCTTGAACAAGAAAAGCAAGGCTGATACTCCTGGCATGGATAAAATGGAAAATGATAATATCAACAAAGCCAACCCGGACAGAACCACAGGTGCTGTTGAAGTTGCAAAGGAACAGACATTTGGCCTAGACCCAAAGTTTGCACTAGCATTAGGCTTGACTCCTACGGAGTTGCATAATGACGCACACAAATCTCCAGAAAAAAGTGATATTCCGTTAAAGAAAGATATTCAGGACAGACTGGACCTGGTCCCACCTCAAGCCACATCTGACCAAACATCTGAGGCTTTGCCTAGCTCACCTTCAACAACAATCATCTCGGCGAGTGAGAGGAGACCATTCAAAAAGAAACACGAGCATGCAGACTCCATTAGGAAAAAAT GGTGGTTGCATTATCGCTCACCAGCTTCTTTAGAAAGTGAGAAAGTAGCTATATCCTCCCAACTAGTGACACTTGACCCGGATGTCAGCCGTGTTGTCAGTAGGGGTAGGACCTGCGAATGTGCCAGCACTGTATCATGCCCACCTGCAGATTCTCTGACCCTATTGGTTAATTTGGCTCGCAGTACCAGTAATGACAAAGTACTGGAACAACAGTCAGACCCAAAGGCTCTTGAGAAACAAGATGACCACCCAAGTTTGGTGATAAGTGACAACAGTGTCAAAGATGGCGTCTCTCCTCATGATCCAGATGGTGAGCCAGAGTTTGTCCTTCCTGCTCTGCTGAAGCACCCTTCTGCTGCTAGGCTTAAACTCCTCCCTCAGTCTCCATCACCCAAGGGGCTGGTAGTGGGGAGTGGGGAGCGGGTTGTGTTAGTCTCACACGAACATTCATACTCACTGCCGCCATCCTCTCTACTATTGGGTTTGTCAGGTTCAATCCTTCAAGTCCCAATTTCGGAGGGACTTCAGCAGCATCGCAAGGATATCTTTGCTGACGGATCTCAAACACTACGGGCCTTCCTGTGTCAGCAGAAGGACCAGAACAGGAAGGAACCCGGATTGTCTCCGGAATCCCTGAGCAAAGGAATCGGGTGCAAGCAGAAGTTCCATCGCTTCCGGAGGTTCATTGAAAAAGATGGCTCAGTTCAAGTGACAAGGCTGTGGAAGGAAAACTACAACTTTAATTCAGACAGCAAGTTTACCAACGACCCTAAGGATAAAACAGTTATTAGAGCCCTACATGG CCCATGGGATTTTGACATTAAGGACACAAAGGAACAGGTTCAGCTCATTATCCACATGTGGATAGGTCTTTTCTACAGCAGGTCCACTGCGAGGTTCTGCCAGGCAGACTCAACTCTAACATGTTTGGAAAAAATGGATTCTACAGAAGTGGGTCATGGAACGGTACCAGCCCAGGTTCCACCTGAGACCAAGACAAGTTCCCCTGCTTATATAGCCCTCTCCAGGATACCAGAACCTGAAGTTTTGGACCTTAGTAGCATGGGTAAAAAAGAAGCACAACCATTAAGCCTGGAAGCTGAGGTATTGGACCTTTCAATGAAAACAACCTCAACTGTGCTAGTCTCTCTAGACACAGAGTCTAAGCAGATAATAGATTGTAAAAATCAACCATTATACCGAAAAGCAACTGGCCTGCACAAGGAAACCATCTCTTGTCCGAAACGAAGTACAGGTGTTGAGTTAAAG GTTTACAGAGACCGTGTGGACAGCATGATGTCAGAAAAATCAAGTGACCTGGGTGATGATGAAGACTATGAAACCAACAACCATGAGAATGACAGCAAGGGTACCCTCCAAAATGGTGTGTCCCCTTACGAAAGAACTTTGGAAAGTGATCGATCGTACATACTTCTGTGTGAACAGGCAGCAAGTGTGTACATTCATCAAGAAAAGCTCCTGGAGACTGAAACTGCTCAGGTTTTGGAGGGCAACAACAAAAAGCTCATCcaaaaggaggaggagatgaCGGGTGATGGAGAACCAAATGCAGCGTGTCTTAAAACCATGGGCTCTAAAGATGTCAATAAGGAGCAACAACTTAAAGATAACGATTCAGTCAAAACAATGCCATACACAGAAGTGCAGATGGATGGTGATGCTGTCAATATGGCTGACACAGTTGAGAGTAATGCAAATGAAGCCAGAGATGGGGCTCACGTTGTCATCTGTGATGGCAGTGAGTCAAAAGAGGAGATGCACAAAGTAGATCACAACGTGAAGGATTCTGTTGAAGCCGCAAAACCAGAAGCAGTGCATACTGGGAAAGATACCACAAACAAGGAAATCACTAAAGCACAAACTGCTGTGCATGTTGGGAAGGATTTCATTGATAAAGATAAGGCACTCAAAGCAGTGCACAGTGAAAATGTTCCCAGAGATTATGGAAACACCAAAGACCAGGTGCAAACTGCAATGCAGGATGGGAATGATACTAGAGATGAGACCCTACCAGCGATGATTTGTGGAGAAGATTCAGGAGATAAAGCACCACCTGTGGTGTGTGATGGGAATACGTCTGTGGCTGAGGCACTACCAGAGATATCACATACTGACATTGATTCCCAAAAAGCAACACTGTCAGTGGTGCATGGTGGAAATGATCCGAGAGATACGACACTACCTGTGAAATGTAATGGCAAGCTGTACATAGACGTAGAACCCACTGTAGTGCATGATATAAATGGTTCCACGGATGAGGAACTACCAATGGGGCAGGTTGGGGATGTTTCTGCTGGGACTAGCAGGGTACTGCCAGAAATGCATGGTGAGATTAAATGTAAAGATGATGAACTGCCCACGCAAGTATTTACAGTATGCGATGGGAATATGCCTTTTGTAGGCGAGTTTGACACACTCATTCAGCCCAATAATGTTTTAGGAGTGGCTAAACATGAAATAGATGAGGCTGATGTAGAAACTAAACAACAGGAAAAAGAATTGATGCAGGGTCAGAGTAAATCTGATGATGTCACAACTCAAAGTTCCACAACATTCCCGCCAGGGTCCCAACATTCTCAAGACGAGACATCAGAAAGACTGACAGGTCAGGTGGAAATACCACCGATTCCCAGGGAAGACATCGCACACACAGATGTTCTACATTCAATAGGTGAGGCATCAGAGATGGCGCAAGGTCAGGTAGAAATTCCATTTATTGGAGTAGAAATACCATTCATTGGAGTAGAGAAGGATAGCCAGGATATTAATCACACAGAGGTGCATGATACTCACCCAAGTCAGAAAGAGACACTGATCACAGTCTGTGATAGTGCTAATGTGTTATCAGCTGAAATGCTAGCAAAAATAGTTTCAAAGGGAACAGAATCAGTCAGTCGATGCCCAACTGTGGATGAGGTGCTGTATGGTTACATCCCCATTCCTGACATCTGCAGCGCCTCCTTGGCCATCTGCGATGCCGATGGGGTCAGCAAACCCCTCAGCACTGGGGAAGGTTACAGCAGATGCCCAACTCCTACAGAATACGAGCCACCTTTCGTTCCAGGATTTTCTTATGTACATCACACACCAAACACTGTTTTGTTGCCCAATGCGAAAGACACCAACAGTCCCAACCTCGATAGTGGTCTTGCGCTCATTGAAAATGAAAAGGATCATCATGAACCAAGTCTTAGTCTCTATAAAGCTAGGGCTGCTACTGGGTTGCACAAGCTGCATAAATACAGCAACAATAACAAACCAAATAATCTGGAAGCCATTGATAATCAGTTCTCTCAAATATTGGCTGATCCTCGCAAGAACCCAATCGCCACTAGCACACCTCTCAACACTCCCTCATCTTCTTTAAAGGAAAGAAGCGATTACGATCCATATTCAAATATGCGACTTGCCGCTGTTGAACCAGACCTGCATGCTCATTCAAGTCGCCATTTGCTGCATAGTTTCTCTTACTCCTTTCCCAACACCCACTGTTCCTTAACAGAGAAAGCTGCCTTCTCTGTGCCATCAATCCACCCGGAAGTTCTGTCCAATGAAACAACAGTAACTGGGAACTTTAGTGAAATCGCTTTAGAAAGAGAGACTTGTTTGCGTCCTGCCTTAAGTGAGCTCATCCTACAGTCCACCCGTCTGAGTATTCCAGCGGGCAGTGGACCTACAGCAGCTTCTCAGAACCTTTCAGTGCACAGTTTTACTCAGCCCCAGCCAAACAGCCAGCAACCTGCCATGATTGTGAATCTCTCCAAGAGTGAGGACAGCAGAGGACAGTACAACTGGGAAGAAGGACAAACAGATATCGATCCTATGTCTTCAGATGTCCTAAAAAGCAAACAAACCGATACCCCTGTCCGCTCAAACACTAATGCTCACCCTTATAACACAGAGTATGCCAGAGAGATGAGACAGATTGCAGTTTTGCAAGATTATGAGGATGTTATGGCTGATGAGGATGTTATGGGTGAAAATGAGGCGCCTTCTGTAGATAAAGACAAAATTGAATCCAGTTTAGAGACCAATTGGATATCAGATGACAAACATTTAAGAAGTAAATTCCGGTTGAATAAAACAAGACTTGACTTCATCAACTCTTTACGCCAGTCTCAGGAATGGGAGCAAAGGGAATTTGATGGGGTTTTGGACTTCAGCAAGCAAGGCATTTCCTCGTCGGTTACCTTCCAGTCTGAAGAATCAGACAAAATACTTTCCCGTATGGAAGAGAACCAACAGGAGTGGTTAAAGTATTGTAGGGCTACGGGGAGTGGCAGCCAGATGGATAGGACCAAGGAAGAAGACTCCTCAGTGGCAAAGCCACGCTTAGTTACCGTTTTGGATCACAAAGGAAACAGAATCACCTATGAAAACTATCCCGTTTTGAAACCTACAGCAAGCATGCACACACGGACAGTTCCTGACTCAAACAGACAGGGCTTGAGCAGTTTTCTGGAGTTCTCCAAGAGGTGGGATGATACACATAACGCTGATGAATCTGATCTTACACAGTCATCTATGGATCTGGAGACCCTCATCTTCTCAGAGAGAATGAACCAGATGCTAAAACGtaagagtagtagcagcagcaggtaCATCCGATCGAGACACCGCAGGTCAAACGTAGAAGAAAGAGCTTCCACCAGTAGCCCGGCTGTGACAGTGCACTTTTCCAGTCTACAGGAGGATCAGGACGGCTCCGAGGAGCACTGGGAGGCGATACCGTCACTTGCAGGACAAAAGATCAGAGTGGAGATGCCTGAAAGGATGGCTATGCCTGAAGAAACAGATGGAGAACCTCAGCATCTTAAGAAATTGTCCTGTACAAAGGGCAGTGAGATGACGCATGTAAAAGTTTCAGATCTGGTTGTGGATAGTTTCAAGGCGTACCATGCTATGATGACCGAGGTCTGCGCAGGCAAAAAATACCCATCCAGAACTGAGAGACTCAAGAGGGaagaagcaaagagaaacagttcGCCAAAGTCTCGAGCTCCAAGCAAAGACTTCTGTGGGCAGATGAAAGAGGACATGTATGACAGCCTGCAtgataatctgaactctgttgtGAGACAGTCATGTAAGAACAAATTCAGGTTCTACATACTGGTGACATCATCTGACCCATTCTTCAGAGAGACGAAG GAGCTGTTAGAAGCAGAGGGCCACATTGCggtagaacagtctcaattctGCCTTGGAAAGGAAAGTCCATCCTGCCCTCTACACATCATCTTAAGGAACGAAGATATTGCTGAACACATTTGTGAG GTCCCTCACTTGCTTGAGTTAAAGAAGTCTCAGAATGTGTTGTTTGCTGGTATTGACCGTCCTGATGACATCGTGAACCTGACCCACCAAGAACTCTTCGGCAAAGGCGGTTTTGTGGTGTTTGAGGGAGCAGCTCTgcacacactcagtctca gcaACATGAAGAAAATGTCTGGTTTCCTGGAGGGACTGAGTAAAAAAGGGAAGTGGAAATGGCTGTTGCACTACAGAGACAGCCGGAAACTGAAAGAGAACGCACG GTCTAGTGTGGAAGCACAGGGCAAAAAAATCTTCATGGATGTCTGCCAGGAGGCTGGAATGGTGGAGGTCTTACCCTACCATGAATGTGATGTCATTTCAAGGGAACGACCCAACTACCTCCACTGTCTAGTTCGCCTACAGGTCCAGAATGTATCGGCTCGTTTACCTGTATTTATAACTG ACACAACGGCAGACAAAGCGTTTGCAAAACATGGGATCTTCACAATGAATATTAACTCTTTCCTGCTGATTTCTCAGAGTGACACATGCACTATTTCTTAA